A stretch of DNA from Takifugu flavidus isolate HTHZ2018 chromosome 13, ASM371156v2, whole genome shotgun sequence:
CATTGTATAATTtcatcttacacacacacaagataaTGCAATGTACCTTTCCTTTTTTAGTATCAGCCTTAGATAGTGTGTTAACTGTATTTAATGCCGCGCATACACTAAGAAACCACTGCTCTCTTTCTGGGATTTCTGTGTCATGTACAGAGAAAAAAACTGATGTTATTGTTACTTTGATCTGAACTACATTATCAAAGAATGGAGAACATGTTGAATTATCAAACTAATCTTATTTTGGTTTGCCATTTAGTCCCGAGTCATTTAGCAGTTAtctgaatgacatcatcagttaCCGATGGGAACTGGAAGAAGGGAAGCCAAACCCACTTCGAGACGGCCCATTTGAGAAACTTCCCCTGCGCACTCAGGTGGAACTACTGCACAGGCTGTGTGACTACCGCTTGGATGCTGCTGATGTCTTTGACCTGCTGAAGGTACACATTCTAATGTGCTACAGCTAATTGAACATCATAGGAAATCAACGTTAGTTGTGCACTGATATTCTTTCATAGTACCTGTACCACTCTGATACCAGTCTTTTTATTCTACTTGTCTTATTGTGTGGAAGAGTattcaaatgtaaaatgtattttaaaaacgCTGGACAAAAACTATAACACCATTATAAGTTAACatagaattaaattaaaatgaaatagatTAGTATTGACTAATATCTAATATCAGCTTTGGGTTATCCCTAGCTCAGCCCATAGAACGAAAACCTTTTAGATCTAGCTATATAAGTGGTTACGATATTATCTAAGCAGTTTGAAAgcattcacttttttttctggAATCACATATGTATAGTTTTTTGTAACTGCCTGTCGAAACTGAAATTTTGCGATAATTTAGCTTTTTACTTTGATAAATTTTGCCTGTTTTTTCTTGGTGTCGCTTATGAATGCAGTTTATAAACTATGTGAGCTCAATTGACTCAATAACGTCACTTTATGCTTTATACTTTATATACTTTATACTTTATAATGATGGATGATTTCAAAACACAGTCTTGCACATTATCTGATCTTATGATCTCCACCCACACAACCAGGGACTGGATTCAGACAGCCTGAGAGTTGAGCCACTGGGGCAGGATGGAAATGGAGCCCTCTACTGGTACTTCTATGGCACTCGTATGTACAAAGAAGAGCCCGTCAAGTGGAATGCAGAGAAGAATCGGTAAATGTTTTTTCACTCTGCTCTCCACAATATACagtctgattttgtttttatgtggttGGCTAATGTCCATTGTGTTAATTTGTGAAATAGTGCTTTCATATTTTATGTTTGCATGAGCATTACCATGTAATTATAGCTGACACTGACAATTACTGTTCATAGAAGGTTATCATTTAGAAGTCTCTATTGTGTTATTGCTCCAGCAGTGAACCAAGTGAATTAACATTACCAGACCGAAAGAAAAGGGGAAGAccaccaaagaaaagaaaacacgaAGACCCTCAGCTGAGGTgagataaaacatttttttcgtTGTCAGTGCCAACATCCTGTCACAAAAAAATGCCTGCATGTGTTGAGCACATGTACTTTTCTGTCAAAGACTAGAAGGATTAATTCTCTCTCTTCAGATGCAATGACTGTTCGACACATGAGCTTTGAGTGTTTGTATCCGTGTATGCGATTGAAATACAAGATTTATGTAATCTAACAATTCACAATCATCATaacattatcattattattcagACTGTGTGTAGATTGGGAATCAGTCCTTTGGTGAGAAATGGCTCCAATTATATAAAATTATAGGAATGTTATGTAACATTCATGTACAGTGGAAAGCATTCATCTTTTATAATCCTAACATTACTCTGCTAACGCAATGGTGTATGCGTCAGCCCTGACTTGTCAGATTAAAAAGTTTACTTCAGACCATACAATGACAACTGTAAATGGAACAAAACACTCAAATGGTTACAATCTCATTTATGCAGAGCAAGGTGATTTTTTCAAATTTGATTTTCTTGTATACTGTACTTAAGTTTCATCATCCTTCATCTTTGTAGGTATATTAGGAtcaattgttttaattttttcagTGATGTGGACAGTGAAGCGACAGAGGGGAACACAGAAAATGAACAGGAAGATGTCTGCCAAATCACAGGTGAAACAATTTGGTTTTCATCCCAACATTATAGAAGACTAAATTAAGTCTTTTTGGAATCTTGAGTTTTATACCTGTTTCTGCAGTCCAGCTAACCAGCTttatctttcttcctttcttctgccAGGGTGTAAGCGAGGCCCTTGGTCCCTTGTGTGTGAAACAGAGGAACAGTGGGTCAGTTTGGCTGAGAGCATCAAGGACAAAACCTCCCCACAGGACCGCCACCTGTACCGTATCATCAGCCAAAACTTCCTGCCTGAGATCAGAAGCATGATTGAGCACAAGGTCAGGCCCCTGGGAGGGACATGACTAATTTAGCTGTATCACCGCAAGCAACCCAGCTTATCTTTATTTATCTGCAGTTTGTCAGCCATTACCAAAGAAATATTCAAAAATGcaaagttttttttaacttcctttGGTGTGATTTTAACCTACAAACTATTATAAATTCAAACACATCTCCACGCCCTCTCTTATTGAACACATCCTAATTATAAAATGTGTATATAACGCAGTCATTTCACTAGCTTTAAACATTAGTCTGTATGTAGGACGTTGTGGTCTCATACTGGTTTTGGTTGTATGAAAGAGAAAAGTTTGATGGTGGTGGTTTTGTTGTGGCTGGTTAGTCATTGGTTGTTGCTTTATTCTATCAGGTACTTAAAGACAAACTGGAGATAATTTGGAGGCAGTTTTATAGTAAATATGAGTCACAAATACCCGCATTCTGCATGTCCCACTTAAATTCCTTCCTGTATTTCAACCCATTACCCTGTTTCCACTGCCTTGGAAACTTATTCTTACTCCAAAACCACAGGCGGAATTGAGAGTTAGGCTGATAGTTTAATGCTGGCAGAAGAGTCTGTCATTCTTTAGTTGTACACTGTTCCGATTCTTTATATGAACTATTCAGAAAGAGTGTACCTGACGTTTTTCAACATACCGAGTAGCAACATTCATGTGGAGTTGTGTCAGCACATGGTAAGGATCAGTTTGAAAAGTGTGTATCATTCAGTATTCATTTTTTACAGCTTGAAATTGaataagaatagaaaaataaataccaCTGAAATAGTATTTCTTTTTGGCCAGATTATATTCAACAGCCATGAACCCAGGAGTTGGAGTCACCCCAAGTCTTCATGATAGAATAGTAGCAGATTTGCACCAGTGAGCCTGTAATTTTATTAACTGCAGGATTATAATAGAAGTCTTAGTTGGTTAAACGGCTAGTGAATTAGGTCAGTCATTTAAAGAAtgataaaaatagaacaataaTAAAACTATTGTTAAGTTCTTGAGGGGAAGAAAACCTTATATTAACACTGATTCTAACAGCCTTCTACAGGGTGAATACTCTTTGCCAGCACTGTgcattatataaatatatctcactttgtaaaggtgtgtgtctgcaagcATGCAAATGCGCACTGTATGCAGCATGGTGGTTTCTTTCCTTGTGTCTGCGGCTGTTGTCACTAGTTATTTCACAGGGCACTGACGGCAGGCTGCAGCTCACTTTGAGGCAGCGTGAAGCCGTTTGAGTGACAGACTCTCTGTGCTGCAGGATTCTCTCGACCTCTCTAATTGGTGACACCAGATGCAATCTATCTCGAGCATAGTGCAAGGAAGGTGGGAATTTAGTATAAGCCTAATGTTGGGAGGCGCTGTGGTGCCCTGGGATATGCAAGGTTTTCACACTAAATCAATGTAGAGGTGAAGGGGAaaaggattatttttttttgttattttttatgtATCCCAGATAGAAGCAGGTTTTAAAGGAAATTCTCCACTCCTGTTTCAGCCTACTCTGATTCCATGCTCATATTATGGATACATATAAAATATTAGTTACAGACTGTGCACACTAAAACATTAGCAGCAGGTTTTGCTGTGTTGTGTCATGTCACGCGCACATTTGAGCTAAACAATGTCACCTCACACTAGCTCAGTTTATTTTCTTGGCATAATCAGTATATCAGAGTCATAAGGGACGTTAAGAGTTTCAGTTTTAGTCTTTTCCTCTAAACTATGCTAATAGCTGTCACCCCCTGGGAGAAATTGTTGAATGGCATCTTGAGATGAGTTGGGGGAAGGGAAATGGAGAGCCAGTTACTTCATAATTCTTACTGGTTCTTCACAACTCCCCAGGGCCTGTCAGAGTGATGGCTTGTGCGTGGATGGCTGTCTTTTACTGTTGCCTGCAATTAAACGACAGGCATGAATGTTAATTGCaattgaaaggaaaaaataactGATGTGTTTAGCTTTCTTCATGTGCTGCTTATGCTTTTAAAATTTTTGATGATTGCCCATTTTAACCATGACCCTCACTAAGCTGTATGATAACTATCTTTAGGAACATGAACAGAAGCAGAAGCTACTGGATCCAAAACCAGTTTGCATTTCACAACGGTTCTCTGATGGATACAACCAAAAAGAAGAGGTTTGTAGTTTTGTCTGAGTACAAAAGATCTGAATTTATTGTAACATGCCATGAAACACTTtgaattagcatttttatttattactaTTTTCCTTATTGTCtttcaaactgtttttattgttctttaTTTGTGGTTATTGATGCATATACTTATACTGCTGTTTCAGTAATCGTACATGTTTGTTCACATAGGACAATCAGATATCCATAGCTGAAGATGAGAAGAGGAAAGATGAAGAGTTGGACAGACAGGCCCTTCTTGCAGAACAACGGCGAGAAGAAGAAAGACTTTTACAGGAAgaacagcaaagagaaaagaTGGAGAAGATCAAAGCTGTGGAAGGTAAGATCGGTGACTTATTTTGGTGAACACAAATATGGTTCTAATTCCTTTCCTGTATTGCTGCACTATTCTAGCAACTTTGCTAGGGTttgaggtgtcaaactcaaataaagAATTCAATAATTTAATCACCAGTCCATCTAAAGGGAAATATGGGACGTCTTTGCATATTGGTGTTTATGATGACACCCTATGCACAGGTTTTCACATCTCTGGTTTGGTCTTAAAAGGTTCAGAAGACAATAATAGCAGTGGAAGCCATGTGATTTATGTATAGTACACAGACACTGTGAGAGGGAATGTTGAGGGTCTTTAATCACAGGATCACTTCTCTCCCCCATCCTCTGATGTCATCTGTCAAGGGTTAATGAACTGCTGATTGTGCTTCAGTGGAGGAGCCTCATTAATGTATTATAGATGAACAGCAGGACCTGGccttctctctgtgtgtattGCATATGTGGAATCCTCCCTCATATCTCTTTAATCCACACACCAGGGGGGCTGGCAGGCCTCTCATTTTAAAAGATAAAGCAATGATATATATGCTATCTgctctcttctgctcttttgATCAGCTGGGCCTAAGAAATATAGCTGATGATTCCCTCTCTGTTTACTTCTGTCTGAgttgctgctctgttttcctaggtctgtttttaatttgatctCCCAACAGTCTCAGTGGAGTTTCACCATAGCACTGCAACTCATATGTGCCAAAAATGATCCAGCCTTGCACCTTCCagagatgtttgtttgtttttctgtcctcttccaGAAAGAGCCAAGAGGCGGATGATGCGAGAGGAAAAGGCCATGTTACTTTCTCAAGGCAAAGACCTGCCATCAGAACTTTTGAATCTGGACCCTTCTTCTCCTGCCCccagaacaaaaagaaataaagagttGTAAGTTTTAATGTCTCTCTTCAGAGCTGACTTTAATGGACTTAAGTATgaccattttaaatatgtttgacATTTTAGCTATGAACTTGATGATGACTACACTGCTCTATACAAAGGTAGGCCTTTTGAGCAATTACTTACCTGTAGCTCCATTGTTATCTTTTCTAATTTACAATCTCCATTCTTCAGTGCTTGAGGCTTTGAAAAGCCATAAAGATGCTTGGCCTTTCTTGGAACCTGTGGATGAATCTTATGCTCCCAATTATCATGAGATCATCAAGGTACTAAGACAAATCAAATGTGGCTGCTATGTCATGAATGTATAATGGTACACATAATGTGTTAGGTCTCTATTTTATGTATATAATTTATTCAACCAGGAAACTAATTAATCACTAATGAattttgttttactttcaaACTTCTCAGACTCCTATGGACCTGTCCACCATTGAAAGGAAGATCAATGATGGGGAGTACATTACAAAGGAGGAGTTTATTGCTGATGTAAAGCTCATGTTTGAAAATTGCGCTGAATACAATGGAGATGAAAGCGGTAAATGAACATGATTTCATAAACAGACACCATCTCCACAATTATAATTTTGCTTCGGCTTTTAATTCTTTTACCTCTGTGCCTCTATGAGCCAGTGTATGAAGTTTTGAGGTGAATATAGGAGAGACAACTAAAGAAAATCGGCCGGACTCAGCAGTTGTTGGGGCCTGGGCCAGGGCAGTCTTGACAGTGATTAATGAGGAGTGATTGAGCTGTTCTCCACTGCTCAGGGGGAAGTGAGCCCTCCAGTGCCAGAGAAACATTCCTGCCCCTAAGCCCTGTCTGGAGCCATCCATTCAACTGAATTCTTCCCTCAGGGATGGTGGGGAGGGGTGTGAGATAGGAGGCCcagggtggagcagcaggagaaggaggaggaaaagggaagGGGTGAAGCAGCAAGGGGCCAGACTTATACCCTCTGACCTTGCCATCCATCCAGAGCTGGTTTGAGAACAGATAACAAGTGTGCCTGATGTTTGGTATATAGACCAGTATAGATAATGTATGTGTCATCCATAGTTTAAAGGCACTGGTGAGGTGTGTAAGAGGTGGTGCTTCTGAAATGGGCagcttgttttgtttatttttttaaaaatatacatttgctgtgtttcagGCATGTTTTTTTGGCCGTGTTAATGAAGGAAGGTCATATGAAAGAGAATTGCATCTGCTGTTTCATTAATTCACCACCGCCGATGCCTGTCTTTCCTCAGAATACACTATCATGGCAGAGTCTCTGGAACGGTGTTTTAACCGGGCTTTATTAAAACACTTTCCATCTGAGGATGCTGACACGGATGAGGAATTCCACATtaacaaagaagaaaaggagcgCAAGGACAAAAAGCGCAATCGTAACAGTAAACATTTGGGCCCTGAAAGTCTCATCAAGGCCACTGAACAAGTCCAGCGTAAACGAAACTTCCATGGAGACAAAGGCAACACACCTTCAGAGGAAGATTACAAGTTATCGAGGCCACTTCCTCCCCCTCACTGGGCCACCGGCCCTCATCACCAACAAGGCCTTCCTCCTGGCCAGCAGCACATCCGTGAAAGAGATGTGAGGCGCATGTACCACCCAGGACAACAGGTATACATGCTGGTTttataaccttttttttttggtaaaattAACTATAATATTCACATGCAGGTACAGTGTAGGACAAAGCTTATATGTTGTATTTTGAATTTTTTCTCGTAAGTTTCATCATTTGCCGAATACCAATGGTGCACACATGTATGCACCGAGAATGCCTATGGATTCCCGCTTTGGTTACCCGACTTACATTCCAAGACATGGAAACCCCAGTTTGAATCATGTCCCACCCAACTTTAACATGCAGGTATACAAACTTGGTGATAACTTAAAACAAATTATTACAGTCTTTGATATAGGATTTTACTGAGGGACTACATGACTCATACAtgttcttcctgttttcaaGCATTTGCATCTTACAATACCAAATAGTAGATACTGACATGCATCAGTATCTACTATTTGGTATCTTATAATACCAAATAGTAGATACTGATGCATGTCAATTAATTTATTCTCTCCCACTAGCATCACAGGGTTGAAAGATGCCACGTTGGTCCTCGGTACCCAATGGGCCATGATCCAAACCACCAACAGcctcatcaccagcagcagcctccctACATGGGTCCAACTCATGGGCCCTCTTTGGGTCCACGTCCCATAGCTCTGCAGTCTGGTCCCCCTCCTGAAGCCAGCATGTACCCATCCCACCACCATCCAGAGGGCATGAACATGCATCCCATAGGCAATAGGCCCACTCAGTACAACTTTCCAGGTTTGAGACCTCATGGTATTGGACCGTCTAATATGTGGCCTGGTATGAATCATCAGGAAAGACCTAATGGGATATGCACGCAAGATCCAAGTGCGATGCGCAATTTCACTTATGGTGGTATACCCCCACCTGTGGGGCATAAACCATGGCCAGAAGCTGCTGGTTACCCTCACCCTCCCCCCAATGCGCAGTATCAAATGTCTGCAGCAGTCAGCTCCCAGTTGCCCATGTCTACACGGCCCCCTGTTCCACACACGGACTCTACTGGCAGAACACACTTAGCCTCCATGCTGGACAGCCCAGAGATGCTGGCCCTACAGCAGCTGTCAGCCTCCTCTGGACCCCCTGCTGGTGCCCCTCATCAGCAAATGGGGAACTTTCAGCAGTCTGCACCCCCATCAGGAATTGGCAGCATCCCAACTCACCCCTCTCAGCAGCCTCCCCCTGCCCCTGAGGTTCAGCTGCTGCATCCTGCAAGAGACAATGGGCCAGACAGCCAACCTTCacaacagacagacatgcagccCAAAGGTAGAGCTGACCTTATCTTAAAGTGTTTTACAGCAACTCGTTATTCCAGTCTAACTTTTCTCCACACAAATATTCTTTCTAAACTGTATTGGAACAGCATACACCCTTTGCTCTGTCTGTTTTGTGTAACATGACTTTTGAAATTAGATTTTAATAATTTTCACAGTAAGTAGCtagttaaatattaaacagtTTCATAATTTTTTTGCTGATTGCCTGGAGCCTCTAAACAAAGAAGCATGTCGTTTACTTGCAGATTTCTTGATTTCCACttttttagaataaaacaatattGGTTAgatttctgttttgattttactCTCTTATGTGTATCTGACATTATAACACGTTGCtataataattacatttttttagaCTTTATTATGCTTGTGAAGTAATGATTACTTGTTGAATCCatatttttgttcttattttgtTTGTAAACAGGGACAGCATCTGAGAAGATAGGAGCCAACAGTTCCAATAATGCTTTAGTGCATCAAAACGTTTCAGTTGCTCAAGAGCATGACTCCATCCCTCGCTCCCCAGCACACCAGGTGGAGCTATCGGAGGGTATAAACAGCCCCCCAGCTCTAAATCCAGGCAGATCACATTTCATTCATCCTGAAGTAGAGGTTCCACACAGAGAGGGTCAAAAGCAAGAGGTTGGCCAAAGACAATCTGCCAGTCATCTCAGTGGTGCTTTAACCCATCTTAAGTCTGATGATGACCCAATGCCACACACTGGACCCCAGAATACACGCCACAGTCTGCAGGACAAACCACAGAGCCCTGCACAGGAAAAGACCCTACAACTACCTGTTTCAATGTCTGAAGATGGTGCTCAGGTGTTTTCAGAGAACAGCTTGGCTCATTTGCAGAATGAACATCAGCCAAGTGAACAGCAAAGCATTCagccacagcaacaacataCAACTCAGAGTCCAACTTCTCATTGCCATCCTCAGAGATCCTTGCAGCACGTGAACCAGAATACGCAGCCAAACAATTCTTTGTTGCCTACTGACCATGACCCACATCAATCATCTTCCTCTCCACAATGCTCACCCAGTTCAGGTCAACATCTCAGTCACCCTACTCCACGATTACCTTCGCAGCTAAGCCCAGCAGACAATAGGGATCAACTACCCAGTGATCCTACAAGTAGAAAGGACATGCAGAGCTCTGCTACTGCACCAACAAACACTGCAATGATATCAGAGCCCTCTAATTGTATTTATAAACACCAGGATTTTAACCCCAATCATCAGCCAACAGTAGTGCTGGGAAATAACCAAGATATGCAGGCCCAGAGAGGGCCAGAATCTGCTCATATTACAACCACACCTCAATACTCTGAGGGCCAGGCAAATGGAGCCATGGGTCCATATGTCCAAGGAAGCCATCAACATTTGAGTCAACGGAACATGACAAGACCTGTGACTCCATCTGCTCACCACACATATGACAGCCACACCAAGAAACCACTTCATAATAATACTGCTCAGCACCCCACCTATCACCAGCAGGGAGGCCCTCCCTATTCCTACCACATGCAAGGGCAGCACCACTCACAGTCTCACCCATTGTATTCCCCTCATCAGTACCAGCAGCAACACTACTacccccagctccagccccaagCACAAGTCCAAAATCAGGTAAACAACAGCAAAGGACGTTACCCCCTAGAGGAGTGGCATCAACCTCATTATCAGCCTCACCAGTCAATTCAACCAAGTGTATTCCTACCTGTACCTAGTGTCCGGGGTCATTTAAAAGAGAGTAGCATATCAGCCATTGGCACTGAAGGCCCCAGAGGTGCTACACTGGTGTCACCTGGTCGTTTGCCTGAAGCAGGACCTCATTCTGGAGGTCCATGTGATGGAAAAAGTGACACGAGAGAGG
This window harbors:
- the LOC130536632 gene encoding chromatin remodeling regulator CECR2 isoform X2 is translated as MSQGCTVSVEEIQSWWEVPAIAHFCSLFRTAFNLPDFEIEELEKALSEQDFIFLGDLIACLLQGCYQRTDITPESFSSYLNDIISYRWELEEGKPNPLRDGPFEKLPLRTQVELLHRLCDYRLDAADVFDLLKGLDSDSLRVEPLGQDGNGALYWYFYGTRMYKEEPVKWNAEKNREPSELTLPDRKKRGRPPKKRKHEDPQLSDVDSEATEGNTENEQEDVCQITGCKRGPWSLVCETEEQWVSLAESIKDKTSPQDRHLYRIISQNFLPEIRSMIEHKEHEQKQKLLDPKPVCISQRFSDGYNQKEEDNQISIAEDEKRKDEELDRQALLAEQRREEERLLQEEQQREKMEKIKAVEERAKRRMMREEKAMLLSQGKDLPSELLNLDPSSPAPRTKRNKEFYELDDDYTALYKVLEALKSHKDAWPFLEPVDESYAPNYHEIIKTPMDLSTIERKINDGEYITKEEFIADVKLMFENCAEYNGDESEYTIMAESLERCFNRALLKHFPSEDADTDEEFHINKEEKERKDKKRNRNSKHLGPESLIKATEQVQRKRNFHGDKGNTPSEEDYKLSRPLPPPHWATGPHHQQGLPPGQQHIRERDVRRMYHPGQQFHHLPNTNGAHMYAPRMPMDSRFGYPTYIPRHGNPSLNHVPPNFNMQHHRVERCHVGPRYPMGHDPNHQQPHHQQQPPYMGPTHGPSLGPRPIALQSGPPPEASMYPSHHHPEGMNMHPIGNRPTQYNFPGLRPHGIGPSNMWPGMNHQERPNGICTQDPSAMRNFTYGGIPPPVGHKPWPEAAGYPHPPPNAQYQMSAAVSSQLPMSTRPPVPHTDSTGRTHLASMLDSPEMLALQQLSASSGPPAGAPHQQMGNFQQSAPPSGIGSIPTHPSQQPPPAPEVQLLHPARDNGPDSQPSQQTDMQPKGTASEKIGANSSNNALVHQNVSVAQEHDSIPRSPAHQVELSEGINSPPALNPGRSHFIHPEVEVPHREGQKQEVGQRQSASHLSGALTHLKSDDDPMPHTGPQNTRHSLQDKPQSPAQEKTLQLPVSMSEDGAQVFSENSLAHLQNEHQPSEQQSIQPQQQHTTQSPTSHCHPQRSLQHVNQNTQPNNSLLPTDHDPHQSSSSPQCSPSSGQHLSHPTPRLPSQLSPADNRDQLPSDPTSRKDMQSSATAPTNTAMISEPSNCIYKHQDFNPNHQPTVVLGNNQDMQAQRGPESAHITTTPQYSEGQANGAMGPYVQGSHQHLSQRNMTRPVTPSAHHTYDSHTKKPLHNNTAQHPTYHQQGGPPYSYHMQGQHHSQSHPLYSPHQYQQQHYYPQLQPQAQVQNQVNNSKGRYPLEEWHQPHYQPHQSIQPSVFLPVPSVRGHLKESSISAIGTEGPRGATLVSPGRLPEAGPHSGGPCDGKSDTREGLIGCSSNAVCSPTKTVHKENLEQPESPKEILDLDSHNAASQHRSTQAAAHQRSAMAGYMYGPRAVHPGMQQGGIPPPHLMPGANAVRYPGQPYLDPGCYVAQRPHPHLMEALQRPQQLPYSPGQTCMAMYRPPRAAGHFQGMMLQQRGLPPEHLIHPRQQMTTTPGGSSSKY
- the LOC130536632 gene encoding chromatin remodeling regulator CECR2 isoform X1 — translated: MSQGCTVSVEEIQSWWEVPAIAHFCSLFRTAFNLPDFEIEELEKALSEQDFIFLGDLIACLLQGCYQRTDITPESFSSYLNDIISYRWELEEGKPNPLRDGPFEKLPLRTQVELLHRLCDYRLDAADVFDLLKGLDSDSLRVEPLGQDGNGALYWYFYGTRMYKEEPVKWNAEKNRSEPSELTLPDRKKRGRPPKKRKHEDPQLSDVDSEATEGNTENEQEDVCQITGCKRGPWSLVCETEEQWVSLAESIKDKTSPQDRHLYRIISQNFLPEIRSMIEHKEHEQKQKLLDPKPVCISQRFSDGYNQKEEDNQISIAEDEKRKDEELDRQALLAEQRREEERLLQEEQQREKMEKIKAVEERAKRRMMREEKAMLLSQGKDLPSELLNLDPSSPAPRTKRNKEFYELDDDYTALYKVLEALKSHKDAWPFLEPVDESYAPNYHEIIKTPMDLSTIERKINDGEYITKEEFIADVKLMFENCAEYNGDESEYTIMAESLERCFNRALLKHFPSEDADTDEEFHINKEEKERKDKKRNRNSKHLGPESLIKATEQVQRKRNFHGDKGNTPSEEDYKLSRPLPPPHWATGPHHQQGLPPGQQHIRERDVRRMYHPGQQFHHLPNTNGAHMYAPRMPMDSRFGYPTYIPRHGNPSLNHVPPNFNMQHHRVERCHVGPRYPMGHDPNHQQPHHQQQPPYMGPTHGPSLGPRPIALQSGPPPEASMYPSHHHPEGMNMHPIGNRPTQYNFPGLRPHGIGPSNMWPGMNHQERPNGICTQDPSAMRNFTYGGIPPPVGHKPWPEAAGYPHPPPNAQYQMSAAVSSQLPMSTRPPVPHTDSTGRTHLASMLDSPEMLALQQLSASSGPPAGAPHQQMGNFQQSAPPSGIGSIPTHPSQQPPPAPEVQLLHPARDNGPDSQPSQQTDMQPKGTASEKIGANSSNNALVHQNVSVAQEHDSIPRSPAHQVELSEGINSPPALNPGRSHFIHPEVEVPHREGQKQEVGQRQSASHLSGALTHLKSDDDPMPHTGPQNTRHSLQDKPQSPAQEKTLQLPVSMSEDGAQVFSENSLAHLQNEHQPSEQQSIQPQQQHTTQSPTSHCHPQRSLQHVNQNTQPNNSLLPTDHDPHQSSSSPQCSPSSGQHLSHPTPRLPSQLSPADNRDQLPSDPTSRKDMQSSATAPTNTAMISEPSNCIYKHQDFNPNHQPTVVLGNNQDMQAQRGPESAHITTTPQYSEGQANGAMGPYVQGSHQHLSQRNMTRPVTPSAHHTYDSHTKKPLHNNTAQHPTYHQQGGPPYSYHMQGQHHSQSHPLYSPHQYQQQHYYPQLQPQAQVQNQVNNSKGRYPLEEWHQPHYQPHQSIQPSVFLPVPSVRGHLKESSISAIGTEGPRGATLVSPGRLPEAGPHSGGPCDGKSDTREGLIGCSSNAVCSPTKTVHKENLEQPESPKEILDLDSHNAASQHRSTQAAAHQRSAMAGYMYGPRAVHPGMQQGGIPPPHLMPGANAVRYPGQPYLDPGCYVAQRPHPHLMEALQRPQQLPYSPGQTCMAMYRPPRAAGHFQGMMLQQRGLPPEHLIHPRQQMTTTPGGSSSKY
- the LOC130536632 gene encoding chromatin remodeling regulator CECR2 isoform X3, with product MSQGCTVSVEEIQSWWEVPAIAHFCSLFRTAFNLPDFEIEELEKALSEQDFIFLGDLIACLLQGCYQRTDITPESFSSYLNDIISYRWELEEGKPNPLRDGPFEKLPLRTQVELLHRLCDYRLDAADVFDLLKGLDSDSLRVEPLGQDGNGALYWYFYGTRMYKEEPVKWNAEKNRSEPSELTLPDRKKRGRPPKKRKHEDPQLSDVDSEATEGNTENEQEDVCQITGCKRGPWSLVCETEEQWVSLAESIKDKTSPQDRHLYRIISQNFLPEIRSMIEHKEHEQKQKLLDPKPVCISQRFSDGYNQKEEDNQISIAEDEKRKDEELDRQALLAEQRREEERLLQEEQQREKMEKIKAVEERAKRRMMREEKAMLLSQGKDLPSELLNLDPSSPAPRTKRNKEFYELDDDYTALYKVLEALKSHKDAWPFLEPVDESYAPNYHEIIKTPMDLSTIERKINDGEYITKEEFIADVKLMFENCAEYNGDESEYTIMAESLERCFNRALLKHFPSEDADTDEEFHINKEEKERKDKKRNRNSKHLGPESLIKATEQVQRKRNFHGDKGNTPSEEDYKLSRPLPPPHWATGPHHQQGLPPGQQHIRERDVRRMYHPGQQFHHLPNTNGAHMYAPRMPMDSRFGYPTYIPRHGNPSLNHVPPNFNMQHHRVERCHVGPRYPMGHDPNHQQPHHQQQPPYMGPTHGPSLGPRPIALQSGPPPEASMYPSHHHPEGMNMHPIGNRPTQYNFPGLRPHGIGPSNMWPGMNHQERPNGICTQDPSAMRNFTYGGIPPPVGHKPWPEAAGYPHPPPNAQYQMSAAVSSQLPMSTRPPVPHTDSTGRTHLASMLDSPEMLALQQLSASSGPPAGAPHQQMGNFQQSAPPSGIGSIPTHPSQQPPPAPEVQLLHPARDNGPDSQPSQQTDMQPKGTASEKIGANSSNNALVHQNVSVAQEHDSIPRSPAHQVELSEGINSPPALNPGRSHFIHPEVEVPHREGQKQEVGQRQSASHLSGALTHLKSDDDPMPHTGPQNTRHSLQDKPQSPAQEKTLQLPVSMSEDGAQVFSENSLAHLQNEHQPSEQQSIQPQQQHTTQSPTSHCHPQRSLQHVNQNTQPNNSLLPTDHDPHQSSSSPQCSPSSGQHLSHPTPRLPSQLSPADNRDQLPSDPTSRKDMQSSATAPTNTAMISEPSNCIYKHQDFNPNHQPTVVLGNNQDMQAQRGPESAHITTTPQYSEGQANGAMGPYVQGSHQHLSQRNMTRPVTPSAHHTYDSHTKKPLHNNTAQHPTYHQQGGPPYSYHMQGQHHSQSHPLYSPHQYQQQHYYPQLQPQAQVQNQVNNSKGRYPLEEWHQPHYQPHQSIQPSVFLPVPSVRGHLKESSISAIGTEGPRGATLVSPGRLPEAGPHSGGPCDGKSDTREGLIGCSSNAVCSPTKTVHKENLEQPESPKEILDLDSHNAASQHRSTQAAAHQRSAMAGYMYGPRAVHPGMQQGGIPPPHLMPGANAVRYPGQPYLDPGCYVAQRPHPHLMEALQRPQQLPYSPGQTCMAMYRPPRAAGHFQGMMLQQRGLPPEHLIHPRH